The following proteins come from a genomic window of Amphiura filiformis chromosome 16, Afil_fr2py, whole genome shotgun sequence:
- the LOC140136629 gene encoding WD repeat-containing protein 88-like, translating to MDDDVEIHDIDPLALEITNEINEELRCKTGTWEHEDLAQVRYKVLRGHRDGIVSCQFCINDTHILTASSDLTCSLWNLHTGDREHKYEDHDTLITECRMSPDDSKFITSSWDKKLRVWDVETGQLVWTGLHGGIVTCCQYSHDGQFIATGSDLDGTIRLWSAKDGQLIKKVKEHHKSTVTSIEFSPNDRRICTTSMDKTTKLWDTEAQTVVVQLEGHINVISCCCFTDDERRLCTGSWDKQLQVWDVSTGMFRSQGPITFSKGHEGSISACKFSPDGTMLVSGSYDQTVVLWDAENCGPKLTLKGHSDWVTDVDFSRDGNWILSSSKDKTVRLWNIEHSDTIPSVMENKRSMGLRIIKCTECSKPFSIAQLDITSDNMLCVFCRLAAERPLPTFDAGLYNDAEPQ from the exons ATGGATGATGatgttgaaattcatgatattgaCCCATTAGCTCTTGAAATAACCAACGAAATAAATGAAGAACTAAGGTGCAAGACCGGAACATGGGAGCATGAAGATCTTGCTCAG GTGAGATACAAAGTGTTACGTGGTCACCGTGATGGTATAGTATCATGTCAGTTCTGCATCAATGACACTCATATATTGACAGCATCCAGTGACTTGACATGTTCTTTGTGG AATTTGCACACAGGGGACAGAGAACACAAATATGAAGATCACGACACCCTGATTACAGAATGCCGCATGAGTCCAGATGATAGCAAATTTATCACATCCTCCTGGGATAAGAAACTCAGGGTTTGGGATGTTGAAACTGGTCAACTTGTG TGGACAGGGCTGCATGGTGGGATAGTCACATGCTGTCAATATTCACATGATGGTCAGTTTATAGCTACTGGATCTGATCTGGATGGAACTATTAGGTTATGGAGCGCAAAAGACGGGCAACTTATCAAAAAAGTCAAAG AACATCACAAGAGTACAGTGACAAGTATAGAGTTCTCACCAAATGATAGAAGAATATGTACAACGTCAATGGACAAAACAACCAAACTTTGGGATACAGAAGCTCAAACTGTTGTTGTGCAACTTGA AGGGCATATCAATGTGATTTCATGTTGCTGTTTCACTGATGATGAGAGACGTTTATGTACCGGATCATGGGACAAGCAACTCCAAGTCTGGGATGTCTCCACTGGCATGTTTCGATCACAAGGGCCCATTACTTTCAGTAAGGGTCATGAAGGGTCAATCAGTGCATGCAAATTTAGTCCTGATG GTACGATGTTGGTGTCTGGTTCCTATGATCAGACTGTAGTGTTGTGGGATGCAGAAAACTGTGGACCAAAACTGACGTTGAAG GGTCATAGTGACTGGGTTACTGATGTAGACTTCAGTAGAGATGGTAACTGGATCTTGTCTAGCTCTAAAGATAAAACTGTACGCTTATGGAACATAGAACATAGTGATACTATACCCAGTGTAATGGAAAACAAGAGAAGCATGGGACTGAGAATAATCAAg tgcaCAGAGTGTTCCAAACCATTCTCCATAGCACAGTTAGACATTACAAGTGACAATATGCTGTGTGTCTTCTGTCGTCTTGCTGCAGAAAGACCGCTACCAACATTTGATGCAGGGTTATACAACGACGCTGAACCACAATAA